GAATAAGGCTGATCAGCAGTTCCTTTCCGGTGAATATACTTTGCGATTTCTTACGGGGTGGCTGGATCATGATGGAGCTTTCCACCGGCTCTTTTTCAAAAAAGATCGAGCAGGTTGGCCCCATGATCAGTTCAAGAAATATCACATGAATGGGGGTGAAGATATTAGGGTACCTCCAACCCAGTAATAAAGGAAGGGATGCCGTAAGTATAATCGGTATATGAATGGAAATGATGTAGCGAACAGCTTTTTTCAGGTTATAGTAGATCTTTCTTCCCTGTTTGATAGCTTCTGTTACTTTTTCCAGGCGGTCATCCGTGAGAATAAGGTCCGAAGCTTCTCTCGCGATCTCCGTGCCCCTCCCCCCCATCGCTATCCCGATATTGGCTGATTTCAGGGCCGGGCCATCGTTCACTCCGTCTCCCATCATGGCAACGGTCTCACCGCTTTCTTTCAATGCTTCAATGATCTTCAGCTTGGCCTCTGGAAACATCCGTGCAAAAACAACTACTTCCCTGACAACTTTGACAATTTCGGTTGAAGTCATGGTCATTAATTCTTCGCCCGTGATAGCGGCACCATTCAATTGCATACCTACCTGCTTAGCAATATGCATAGCAGTCTCTTTATTATCGCCTGTTATGAGCTTTACTTTTATACCTGCGGCATACCATTGGTCAAAATCGTTTTTTATTCCCTGCTTAGGAGGATCATACAAAGCTACAATCCCCTCGAACTGCCAGTTAAAGTTCTGCTGCAGTTCCGGGAAATCCTTTCCGGTAAAGGTGGCGGAGCAAATGCCCAGTAACCGAAGTCCTTTGGCAGCCATACTGCTGATAACTACATTTATTTTTTCGGTAGCCGCCGGGGACATTTTACAGACAGCCAGGATTCTCTCGGGTGCTCCCTTTCCTGCAACAATGATGTTGCCCTTCATCCTGTATACATGTGTCATCATGGGTGGCATACCGCTTAATGGGTATTCCCGGATCATTTCTTCCTTTTCGGCTTCTATGCGGGGAACCCGTTCATAAGCTGCTATGATGGCTTTTTCCATTGCATCAAAAGCCTCCTGTTCACTGGCCAGCCTCGCATAACGAAGCACTTTACTGCTCTTAATAGCACTTTCCGGTGTTATAATTTCTGTAATGTCGTTTTCAAAATCATAGATACTGTTGACTTCCATTCTATTTTCGGTGATCGTGCCCGTCTTATCGAGGCAAATGACACTTACTGCCCCAAGATTTTCTATCGTTAGCGGTTGGCGTGTTATGATGCCCAGTTTTGACATATGGTATGCCCCGAGTGCCATAAAAGAAGAAAACGCTACGGGAATTTCTTCCGGAATAACGGCCATCGCGATGGTAAGACCTAACAGGAGACTTTGAATAATACTTCCGGAATGAAGATAATTGACTAACCAGATTAAAGCAAAGGTGATAAACCCAATGGCCGCCATAATTTTCACGAATTGCGCGATCTGGTTTTGCAACAACGTTCCCGGGGTTGAAATAGTTGTGATCGATTTGCCCAACTTTCCCAGAACTGTGCTGTTGCCAATGGCAGTGACGATTGCGTAACAACTTCCCGAATTGACGGTTGTGCCCTGGAAAAGCAGGTTGTGCCCCTCAGCTGCACTTTTATCCACCGGCTGAGATTCGCCGGTAATAATTGATTCATTAATACTCAAATCATTGGCGTGTACAATTTTACAATCGGCGGGGATGCTGTTTCCTTCTGCCAGCAATAATATGTCGCCAGGTAAGAGGTCCTCCGAGAATATAGCCTGTTCTTTCTCATCCCGGACTACAGTAACCCTTGGTTGTGTATATTGTTTGAGCGCCGCCAGGGCTTTGGAGCTTTTGACGCCCTGAAAAATGGAAATAGCTCCGACAAAAACCATCGCTGCCAGCATGAGTAGTCCCTCTTTTACCTCTCCCAGGAAGAAATATAGCAGGCAGGCAAGCAGAAGCATAAGAAACATAGGTTCTTTTACGATCTCCCATACCATCCTGGCAAACCCATGTTCCCGGGCTGCTATGAATTGGTTCTTACCATATTGCCTGACAAGTGCAGGTACATCCATGCTTCTCAAACCTGAAAACCCTGGTTCTAATTTGACGTTTTTCATGCCGGCTGATTTATTGGTATTGGATGGAGGACTCTGGTAAGTTAGTAAAGTTTCAGGGGAAATGAAATGATTAAACTCATCAAGGGTGGTGATTCTTAATGCGAGGTAGCGTTTGATTCTATGAGGTGCTATAATTCTTCTGACGCATACTTTACAAAAAACTCAAAGGCATAGACATTGTTATTATAGTTTGATTTAAATCTTCCATGAAGAATATGTCTTTCATCTACATCATTGGATTTATCAATCTCATCAAATAAATGCGTTAATTCATGAAATTTAATATGGTCGACGGTCCAATTCCTTCCATGAGTTGTATAAAGCAATGGCCTTAAACTTTCCCTGCTTACAGTAAGGCTCCTGATATATTCCATTCCCAGCAAAAAACTGGGATTAGAATAACGATTGTCACAACCGCTAACAAATTCTTTCCCGTCAACATTCAAATCAGATAATAATAATAGTGTCAGTGCAGATGCCAGTGAGTTAATGCTCCCGGTTCATTGCCACCTGCTTCAACATTTTTTTATACCGGGCAAATGCCGGTCCCATAATATACCCGATATTCAGCTGTACCCTAAATCCATTATACCGTTCCAACCCCCCGATATAAGGATCATATTTAGGTGTCCACAAGTATTTAACAGACAAATCATAGGCGAATCTTTTGCCTGCCCTGGTAAACATACCTACTCCCGCTTCCATAGAAAAACGCTTCTGCGAATAATCCTTGGCGTCAATATCTGCCATGGTCCCCTTTATTTTAATCAGGGTTGTATTTACGGCCCCCACACCCAACATTAAATAAGGTCTTGGTTCTGCGGCTAACAAGCCTCTCAGGAAACTTCTGCGGCTATTCAGATAACCAAGTTCTATTTCATCATTCTCTTTCGCAATTTCCTCATCCAGTGCCCTGATCTTCATCCACTGATTCGCTTTGTATCGCTTGCTATAGATTCCTCCCAGCCCCCATTTAAAATAGGAATAATTAGATAAAATAAAACCCGTGCTCGCACTGATGGAAGAACCATTACTGCCAATCAGTGCCTTATAGCGTTCTGTTCTATTCATCTGGATCTCCGTTCCTATCCGATGTCTATCTGAGATAAAACTCTCCGAAGCAATACCAAAGTAAAATTTCTTTTCTGCAATGTTTATCCTCGTTTTCACATCCTCAGGCGTTTGATAACTACGCGGAATATAGGTATTACCGAATGTAATACTGATGACCCTGTTGCTTAAATAGGAATCCAGCAGTTGGTCAGTCATCTCCTTGCGTACATGGTTATACATTTTTTCGTACCGTGCCAGTCTTTCAATTTCCCATTCGTAGTCATTGTCTCCATTCATTTTCCTTTTCTGAACATAATACATCGTATCTGCCGGAATTTCACCCGTAAGCAGGCTATAGTTACTGTTTTTTTTGTTTACATGGTGATACGGAAACATGGCATCACCAAAGTAAGTGGTAGCCAGTTGCATAGATGGCATCATGATCCAGATACCAGGGGAAGAAGAAAAATATTCCGGTAAAAAAGACATCACCGGCACCATAGCTGCTCCCTTCGCAGCGGCATCCACATTTCTATTGAGTGGTTTTATCGACCTGATATTTTCAAATTTAATACTGTCAAAGCTTGGCGCCCCTAGTTTAACAGGAATAGGTATAGGGATAAATGGTGGCCGTTTAATAAATACCAGGCATGAGTCAGTTATACCGACAAGTACAGATTCAACATAATAGGTATGTCTGTTAAAATCAGTCCTGGTAAGGGGCTGTTCCATCTTTATCTTTTTATCTGACCAGAACCATAATTTTATGAAGCTACCTGTTTTTATAGTATCACATTTCCCTGATTGAACGTTTTTAATAATAAGTACTTTTTGCGTTGCAGGTAACTGGCCGTAGGCAAAGGAAACAGAAAGGCAATAAATAATAATTTGTAGGTAGCACTTCATAAATTGTTGTTCGTATCATACAAATCTATCGGTGAAACGAACTATTCGGCAAAAAAATGGATAAACCAACCAATTGTCAGGGAGAATTAAATGTATCACAAACAGAAAGTAAATCAGTGGATTAACGGCAGCATATTTACCGGTAAATTGGTGGATTGATCGATTAATTTTATATTGGATGATTGAAATTTTTTACTTTCCCCCCAGATGAGAGCAAGATTGATCACGATTATCGTTCATGTGTTATTTTTAGCAGCATTTTTTTATGCGCCCTTATTTATTATTCCCGACTTTCCCATGAAAATTAAACCAGATGAATGGCGGGTAACAATCATCGTCAACAATCTATTTGCAGTATTTGTATTTTATATCAATTACAGCCTGCTAATACCAAGGTTCATACTTTCAGGAAATTATTATAAATATATAATTTACACTATTCCCATTGCATTAGCCTGTTTAGCAACACCCAATTTAGTAAATGTAGTACTTGACTACCTTTACGGACATAACCCTGATATCCGCCCAACAAATTTCATCATAGGCACTATCCTGATGTCTGCTATGGGGTTAGTATTGGCATTTGCCATGCGATTCTCTGAAGACTGGAAAAGAATGCGGGAGGAAAAAAAAGAGCTGGAGAATACCATAAAAGCAACAGAGCTGGTTTATTTAAAAAAGCAATTGAATCCGCATTTCTTTTTTAATACGCTGAACGGAATTTATGCAATGATCATTAAAAAGTCGCCAATGGCCCCTAAGGCGGTGTTATTATTGTCTAACCTCATGCGGTATGTACTATATGATTCCGACAATACGTTGGTAGAACTCGAAAAAGAGGTCAACTATGTAACGAATTATGTTGAAATGCAGAAAATGAGGCTCAGCGAAAATAATCATGTATCCGTCACTGTGAAAGGTGATATGTCACAGGTAAATATACTTCCGCTGGTGTTTATTCCTTTTATAGAAAATGCTTTTAAATACGGGATTTCTTCAGAAGTGGAAAGCAGTATAATTATAGATATCCATTACATTGACAATTATATTTTCTTTTCCTGTATCAATGATATAAATGAGAACAATATGCCCTCTTTTCACTCGGGTATTGGCATCAGCAATTCTATCAAACGACTGGATATGACCTATCCCGGCAAGTATTCGCTCACACATCTTGCCAGAAAAGGGAAATATTATGTGGAATTAAAAATAGACCTTTTATGTTAAGTTGTATTGCAATTGACGATGAACCACTGGCGTTAGATGTGTTGAAAGAGTACATACAGCTCATTCCGGAGGTGACATTGTTTAAGACTTTTACCAGTAAGGAAAAAGCGAAAAACTATCTATCCGACTACCCGGTAGATTTTATTTTTCTGGATATTGAAATGCCGGATCTCAACGGCGTTGATTTTTACAGATCGCTCACCAGGAAACCCCCGGTTATATTTATTACCGCCTACAGCAATTATGCTGTAGCAGGTTTTGAGCTGGACGCGGTCGATTACCTGTTGAAGCCCATAGACCCGGAGCGGTTACAACAATCAGTAAACCGGGTTTTGTTGAGAATGAAGAACATACAGCCGGATGTTCAGTCATTTCTTACCATCCGCCATAAATACCAGTTAAAGAACATTTTGCTATCGGAAATCCTGTATGTGGAAGGGTTAAATGATTATGTTAAGATTTTTACCCGCCAGGAATCCAAACCAATCATCGCCTTAATGTCCATGAAGGAGATCGCCATGAAACTTCCCCAGCAGATTTTCCTTAGAATACACCGCTCATTCATCATCCCTGTCAGTGATATCGTATCCTATAACAGTAAAATGGTGCAACTGAAAAGTATCGCACTTCCTATCGGGGATACATATCGCACGAACATAGCCCAGATTCTTAAAAGCAAGAATAGCTGATTCTCCAATATTATGCATGGGTTCACCCGATTATTTTGAATCCATTCCCCTGCCTCCCTAATTTTGAGCATCAATTCAAATTTATATGAAAAGAATGATGCTTGGCTTTGTTTCATGGTTGCTGCTCTTTCAGGCCAACAGTGCAGCACAGGAAAAGGCAGATACGTTAAGGCTTAAAGATTGCATACAGTTTGCACTTGCCCATCATGAAAATTCCCTCATCTATGCAAACAAAGTAACAGCATCGAAAGAAGCTATCCGGGAAAGTAAATCAGTACTATTGCCGACCGTTAGTGGCAATGCGTCATTTGATTATAACCTTAAACTTCAAACGTCCGTCATCCCTGCCGGCGCGCTCTCAGACAAAGAACTCCGCTTGCAGATGGGTAGCAGGTATAGCACGGGGGCATACCTGGAAGCCGATGAAACCCTTTTTGATAAAGCTAACTGGCTGAATATAAAATCCGCTAAAACAGACAAAGACCTGGCCGATCTGAACTTAAAGAAACAGCAGGAACTAATTGTATATAATACCGTAAAGGCATATTACAACGTATTGTCCTACGCAGAGAAAGTGCGGTTACTGAAAGAGAATGAAAAAGAATATCTTCAACTCGAGCAAATTCTGAAACTTAGGTATGAGCAGGGTGTAGTGAAGAAAAGCTCGTACGATAAAACCCGCCTGGACCTGAATAATATACAGGCCGAAATCAGCTCAAATGAAAATTACTACCGGCTGGCTTTAAACCAGCTGAAAAAAGAAATAGGGGCTGATCTTGAAACGGAAGTAGCGGTCAGTACCCGGATCAGGTTCGATGAATCAGCACCATCACCTGGCTTCACCAATTTACCATTAACCCAACTTACTGATTATAACATTGATTTACAACAATTGCGTAAGCAGGAGATCGCTGCACAACAGAAAAAGGCGGCCTTCCTTCCTACGCTTTCCCTGTATGCAAAGTATGGAGTCAATGCATATGGAACTAAATCTTCAGATGCGTTTAATGACTGGTTTGACTATTCTGTCATAGGCATGAAACTAAGTGTGCCTATTTTCAGTGGGTTCAAAAAGCAAAGTCAATACCAGCAAAGTAAAATAGCACTGACCAATCAGCAGCTGACTGCCACCTTAAATGCCAGAACATATAAGCTTGATTTCCAGGATGCGAATGCGAACTTATATAGCTCCTATACGACCTTGATAAAAAATAAAGAAAATCTATCACTGGCATCAGAACTCCTTTCTGAAGCCACCGTGGAATTCAAAGAAGGGAAAACAGACCTTTCATCGTACCTGGACACAGAATATTCTTACAAAGAATCTCAGAGTAACTACATTAATTCCCTGATAGATTACCTCAATGCCAAAGTAGCCATGGAAAAGGCAAACGGCAGTTTATTGAATTACGTTAACAATCTTGAATAATATGACTGGAAAAAGAATAATAACTATAGTCGTTGCAGTTGTGGTAGTCGGTATTATTTTTCTAACACTGACCAAAAACAAAAAGAAACTGGACGAAGATAAAAAACCGGAAGACAGGTCAAAGATAGCGGTCAATGTACTTACAGATACTGTGAGGAAACAACCTTTATCCAACACCTTGCAATTGCCGGCCACTCTCATCGCAAAGGATGAAGGTACCATTACCGCCGAGACCTCAGGTCGTATTGATGTATTGCATATAGAGCTTGGTACATATGTGAACAAGGGACAAGTGGTTGGACACATCGACATGACGGAGAACAAAATAAAACTGAGTGCGACAGAATTATCCATTTCAAAGCTGGAACAGGATTATGAACGCAACAAAGTGTTACTACAGGGAAATGCCACCAATGCAAATGCTGTCAGTGATGCCAGGTATGACCTGGACAGTAAAAAACTGGATGCCGATCAGCTACGTGCCACTATCAGTAAAGCCAATATTATCTCACCCGTTTCAGGTACAATTATAGAAAAGAAAGTATTAGCAGGTGAATATGTAACCACGGGCGGATCCATCGCTTCCGTGTTCAATACAATGATTTTGAAGGCACGGATTTATGTGCCTGAATCCAGGATAATGGCAATAAAGCCCGGTCAAAAGGCTGTGATCACGACCGAATCTTTGCCAGGAAAGGTCTTTCATGGTACGGTTGCTTTCATCAGCCCCAAAGGGGATGACAATCATAATTTTACAGTAGAATTGGTGGTAGACAATACCAACGGTCATCTATTAAAAGCAGGTTTATATGTGAAAGCTACTCTGATGGAAAATGAGATAGTGAATGCATTGCAGATACCTAAAGTTGCACTGGTTGAAGGAGTAAAAAATCCATATGTCTATACCATCGTGAATAATAGAGCAGTCGCTGTAAAGATTATGGTTGGCCGGGAAAACAATGATATGATTGAGGTACTGAGCGGCCTGTCTGAAGGACAGGTGGTGATCACCAGTGGCCTTATAAATGTTGTTTCAGGAAATAACGTACATGCGATCAACAAAAGCAAATAGTTCCGTATGAGTTTAACAGAATTTTCAATAAAACGTCCACTATTCATTACGGTAATATTTGCATGTTTACTACTGTTTGGATACCTAAGTTATCGTAGCCTGAATTATAACCTGCTACCGAAGTTCGAGACGAATATGATTAGTGTAACCACCTCCTACTCCGGCGCTTCGGCAGAGGAGGTGCAGACCAGTGTGACTAAACCGATAGAAGATGCGGTAACCGCAATTGAGGGTGTTGACAGGGTGAGCTCTTCTTCACAGGAGGGCGCGTCAAGCGTTTCTGTGGAGTTGACAAATGATGCGGATGTAAAACAGGCACAGCTGGATGCAGAAAGAAAAATAAACCAGATAAAGTCAAGTCTTCCCGATAATGCGGATGACCCGGTTGTGTCCAGGTTCAGTACAGATGATCAGGCTATTATGAAGATCAGTCTGACATCGTCCTTGTCTGATACCAAGCTGTATGACTTTGTTGATAATGAGTTAAAGCCACAGTTGACCAACATTCCCGGCGTCGCACAGGTAGATATTACGGGGGGCATAGAGCGGCAAATTAATGTGATGCTGGACAATGATAAACTGAAAGCCTACAACCTGTCCATCAGCGAGGTCAACCAGGCGGTTGTTTACAGTGGTGCAACTTATCCTGCTGGGTCACTTTCCGATAACCAGACACGGTATTCTATTGATCTGAATGCAAAAGTATCCAGTCCTGAAGAATTAAAGCAGATTATTGTCAGGCAGAACCAGGATGGTAGCAGGGTCTTACTCAGTGATGTAGCTTCGGTTACAGATGGGCACGAGGAAGAAAGCACCCTGAACCGTCTGAACGGAAGACCTGCGATCGGTATAGAGATTAAAAAGCAATCTGATGCCAATACGGTAAAAGTTTGTCAGCTGGCAGCACAAAAGCTGGAATCATTAAAACAAACATATGCAGATAATAACCTGCAGTACCATATCGCCTCTGACCAGTCCATTTACACACTGGAATCGGCAGATGCGGTAATTGAAGATATATTTCTGGCGATTGTGATTGTGGCACTGGTGATGTTGTTCTTTTTGCATAGTCTTCGCAGCTCAAGTTTTGTACTGGTAGCGCTCCCGTCTGCCATGGTACCGACCTTTATATTGATGTGGGCATTCAAATTCTCCCTAAACATGATGACACTCATGAGTTTGTCATTGGTGGTAGGGATCCTGGTAGATGATAGTATAGTTGTACTGGAAAACATTTACCGGCACCTTGAAATGGGGAAAGATAAACGGAGTGCTGCGATCGATGGCCGCAAAGAGATCGGGTTTACCGCCATTGCCATTACACTGGTGGACGTGGTTGTTTTCCTTCCATTAGCCCTGGCAGGTGGAATCATTGGAAACATTGTGAAAGAATATGCCCTGGTGGTTGTTTTCTCCACCCTGCTCAGTTTATTTGTTGCATTTACTCTAACGCCCTTACTGGCATCCAGGTGGGGCAAACTGAGTCATTTTACAAATGATACGTTGTGGGGAAGAGTTAATGGCTGGTTTGAGTCATTAATCAACCAGTTGCGGGAGTTCTACGTCACAATATTGAACTGGTCACTGACGCATAAAAGATATGTCATCATCTTTATCACATTCCTCATTTTAGGTACCATTGCATTGGTACCGGCGGGATTTGTTGGTGC
This Chitinophaga sancti DNA region includes the following protein-coding sequences:
- a CDS encoding cation-translocating P-type ATPase, encoding MKNVKLEPGFSGLRSMDVPALVRQYGKNQFIAAREHGFARMVWEIVKEPMFLMLLLACLLYFFLGEVKEGLLMLAAMVFVGAISIFQGVKSSKALAALKQYTQPRVTVVRDEKEQAIFSEDLLPGDILLLAEGNSIPADCKIVHANDLSINESIITGESQPVDKSAAEGHNLLFQGTTVNSGSCYAIVTAIGNSTVLGKLGKSITTISTPGTLLQNQIAQFVKIMAAIGFITFALIWLVNYLHSGSIIQSLLLGLTIAMAVIPEEIPVAFSSFMALGAYHMSKLGIITRQPLTIENLGAVSVICLDKTGTITENRMEVNSIYDFENDITEIITPESAIKSSKVLRYARLASEQEAFDAMEKAIIAAYERVPRIEAEKEEMIREYPLSGMPPMMTHVYRMKGNIIVAGKGAPERILAVCKMSPAATEKINVVISSMAAKGLRLLGICSATFTGKDFPELQQNFNWQFEGIVALYDPPKQGIKNDFDQWYAAGIKVKLITGDNKETAMHIAKQVGMQLNGAAITGEELMTMTSTEIVKVVREVVVFARMFPEAKLKIIEALKESGETVAMMGDGVNDGPALKSANIGIAMGGRGTEIAREASDLILTDDRLEKVTEAIKQGRKIYYNLKKAVRYIISIHIPIILTASLPLLLGWRYPNIFTPIHVIFLELIMGPTCSIFFEKEPVESSIMIQPPRKKSQSIFTGKELLISLIQGFIIAFGILSLYYGFMQSGNTIEYVRTIIFLTLVISNVFLTFVNRSFQENIFKTFRFKNNLVPFVLSASLVFLAGITIIPFVQRAFQLTRISARDFILCTGVSLVITGWFEVYKTLLKKKLR
- a CDS encoding histidine kinase is translated as MKIKPDEWRVTIIVNNLFAVFVFYINYSLLIPRFILSGNYYKYIIYTIPIALACLATPNLVNVVLDYLYGHNPDIRPTNFIIGTILMSAMGLVLAFAMRFSEDWKRMREEKKELENTIKATELVYLKKQLNPHFFFNTLNGIYAMIIKKSPMAPKAVLLLSNLMRYVLYDSDNTLVELEKEVNYVTNYVEMQKMRLSENNHVSVTVKGDMSQVNILPLVFIPFIENAFKYGISSEVESSIIIDIHYIDNYIFFSCINDINENNMPSFHSGIGISNSIKRLDMTYPGKYSLTHLARKGKYYVELKIDLLC
- a CDS encoding LytTR family DNA-binding domain-containing protein; its protein translation is MLSCIAIDDEPLALDVLKEYIQLIPEVTLFKTFTSKEKAKNYLSDYPVDFIFLDIEMPDLNGVDFYRSLTRKPPVIFITAYSNYAVAGFELDAVDYLLKPIDPERLQQSVNRVLLRMKNIQPDVQSFLTIRHKYQLKNILLSEILYVEGLNDYVKIFTRQESKPIIALMSMKEIAMKLPQQIFLRIHRSFIIPVSDIVSYNSKMVQLKSIALPIGDTYRTNIAQILKSKNS
- a CDS encoding TolC family protein, which gives rise to MKRMMLGFVSWLLLFQANSAAQEKADTLRLKDCIQFALAHHENSLIYANKVTASKEAIRESKSVLLPTVSGNASFDYNLKLQTSVIPAGALSDKELRLQMGSRYSTGAYLEADETLFDKANWLNIKSAKTDKDLADLNLKKQQELIVYNTVKAYYNVLSYAEKVRLLKENEKEYLQLEQILKLRYEQGVVKKSSYDKTRLDLNNIQAEISSNENYYRLALNQLKKEIGADLETEVAVSTRIRFDESAPSPGFTNLPLTQLTDYNIDLQQLRKQEIAAQQKKAAFLPTLSLYAKYGVNAYGTKSSDAFNDWFDYSVIGMKLSVPIFSGFKKQSQYQQSKIALTNQQLTATLNARTYKLDFQDANANLYSSYTTLIKNKENLSLASELLSEATVEFKEGKTDLSSYLDTEYSYKESQSNYINSLIDYLNAKVAMEKANGSLLNYVNNLE
- a CDS encoding efflux RND transporter periplasmic adaptor subunit gives rise to the protein MTGKRIITIVVAVVVVGIIFLTLTKNKKKLDEDKKPEDRSKIAVNVLTDTVRKQPLSNTLQLPATLIAKDEGTITAETSGRIDVLHIELGTYVNKGQVVGHIDMTENKIKLSATELSISKLEQDYERNKVLLQGNATNANAVSDARYDLDSKKLDADQLRATISKANIISPVSGTIIEKKVLAGEYVTTGGSIASVFNTMILKARIYVPESRIMAIKPGQKAVITTESLPGKVFHGTVAFISPKGDDNHNFTVELVVDNTNGHLLKAGLYVKATLMENEIVNALQIPKVALVEGVKNPYVYTIVNNRAVAVKIMVGRENNDMIEVLSGLSEGQVVITSGLINVVSGNNVHAINKSK
- a CDS encoding efflux RND transporter permease subunit, producing the protein MSLTEFSIKRPLFITVIFACLLLFGYLSYRSLNYNLLPKFETNMISVTTSYSGASAEEVQTSVTKPIEDAVTAIEGVDRVSSSSQEGASSVSVELTNDADVKQAQLDAERKINQIKSSLPDNADDPVVSRFSTDDQAIMKISLTSSLSDTKLYDFVDNELKPQLTNIPGVAQVDITGGIERQINVMLDNDKLKAYNLSISEVNQAVVYSGATYPAGSLSDNQTRYSIDLNAKVSSPEELKQIIVRQNQDGSRVLLSDVASVTDGHEEESTLNRLNGRPAIGIEIKKQSDANTVKVCQLAAQKLESLKQTYADNNLQYHIASDQSIYTLESADAVIEDIFLAIVIVALVMLFFLHSLRSSSFVLVALPSAMVPTFILMWAFKFSLNMMTLMSLSLVVGILVDDSIVVLENIYRHLEMGKDKRSAAIDGRKEIGFTAIAITLVDVVVFLPLALAGGIIGNIVKEYALVVVFSTLLSLFVAFTLTPLLASRWGKLSHFTNDTLWGRVNGWFESLINQLREFYVTILNWSLTHKRYVIIFITFLILGTIALVPAGFVGAEFMEQSDRGELNIQLDLASQSSLKQTNQVVSQVEELILKHPEVKDVFSNVGTQSGASIGSNASNNSNLAEVTVTLVDKKDRKIKTEDFGKLLREEINTVPGVKPTIKLTGITGNASYGVQLAVKGNNRDSISKAAAIVKEIVAGTAGADYVQYSTKEAKTQISIQLDRDKMAQLGVSVENVGTAIQYSFKGNDNTKYREGGQEYNINLQMDNADRSNISNVRNLNIYNDRGGIVPLNEIAVIKEIQMQGVLERKDRMNSMEVDAATVGRPAGSIMEEIKAKLAKVKLPAGVEVSEEGMNKNQTDSFKNLFLAIGIGILLMYMIMVALYESVVYPFVVLFSLPVALIGAILALALTLKTINIFSLLGIILLLGLVAKNAILIVDFANQQKGEGLPVKNALIEAGKERLRPILMTTLAMIFGMLPMALSTGAGSETKGSMAWVIIGGLTSSMMFTLILVPCVYMIIEGWRVRVNKLFSKK